The genomic segment TGGCTGAAGTTTCACAAAAAATCATGATCGAGGCCAAAGGCTTGAGCAAGTACTACGGGCCGTTTGTCGCGATCAAGGATATTTCTTTTGCCATTCCGAAAGGCCAGATCGTCGCCTTTCTGGGACCAAATGGCGCGGGTAAAACCACGACCATGAAGATTCTCAGCGGCTATCTCGCGGCGAGTGAGGGCACGGCAGCAATCGCCGGCCTGAGCGTCAGCGACGATCGTCTGGAAGTGGCAAAAAAACTGGGCTACTTGCCGGAGAATGGACCGCTCTATCAAGATATGACGCCGCTGGAGTTGCTGCAATTCTTCGCAGAAGCGCGCGGCCTTGAGCCGAGCGTCACGAAGAAGCGCATCGATGCCGTAAACGAATTGTGCGCTTTGCAGCAGGTGATGGAGAAACCGATTGGCAAACTCTCCAAAGGCTATCGTCAGCGCGTCGGCCTGGCGCAGGCGCTGTTGCACGATCCTGAAGTCCTGATCATGGACGAGCCCACGGCCGGCCTCGACCCCAATCAGATTCGTGAATTCCGCAAAAACATCCGGCAACTTGGCCATTCCAAAACCATTCTGCTTTCCACGCATATTTTGCAGGAGGTGGAAGCCGTTGCCGACCGTGTTATCCTCGTCAACAACGGCGCGCTGGTGTATGACGGCGAGCCGGGCAAGCTGATGGAAAACGGTTCGCTCGAAGGGCCGTTCTATCGTTTAACCAGCAACGGCTCCGCGGCTGCTTAAACATTGATGATTTGTCATTGCTGAAGAACCCTTTGCCGGGCCTGGCAGAGGCGGCGCAGGCGTAACGCGCTCAAGGGTTTTGATACAATGACAACGAAGCTATGATCTCCACTCGACGAACAAATAAGGAATAGGGTAGAACCGATGAGCCTAAACCTAAAACCGAATATCAACTGGCAGGTGGTAAAATCCATCATGCGGCGCGATCTGCGGCGCTACTTCAACAATCCTACCGGTTACGTTTTTATTACACTCTTCATCTTTCTGAGCGCCGCTGCGGCGTTTTGGCAGGAACGTTTTTTTCTGAACAATCTTGCCAATCTCGATCAACTCAATGACTTCTTTCCGTATTTATTGCTGTTTTTCATCCCTGCGCTCACGATGGGGATGTGGGCCAATGAGAACAAAGAAGGCAC from the Cytophagia bacterium CHB2 genome contains:
- a CDS encoding ATP-binding cassette domain-containing protein, whose protein sequence is MAEVSQKIMIEAKGLSKYYGPFVAIKDISFAIPKGQIVAFLGPNGAGKTTTMKILSGYLAASEGTAAIAGLSVSDDRLEVAKKLGYLPENGPLYQDMTPLELLQFFAEARGLEPSVTKKRIDAVNELCALQQVMEKPIGKLSKGYRQRVGLAQALLHDPEVLIMDEPTAGLDPNQIREFRKNIRQLGHSKTILLSTHILQEVEAVADRVILVNNGALVYDGEPGKLMENGSLEGPFYRLTSNGSAAA